The following proteins are encoded in a genomic region of Shinella zoogloeoides:
- a CDS encoding SAM-dependent methyltransferase produces the protein MKFIVQALVSRLIETGNLTITYPDGTSQTYGDGTGNPVHMRINTRKALWGLGIDPAYYLGHCYGTGEIDLLQGDMYGLLKAVFTGNPDFKYYDTGWNRFLERFRYLFRWAREKNSIVRSRKNVQHHYDLTGALYDLFLDQDRQYSCAYFERPDQTLDDAQLAKKRHISAKLNINRPGQNVLDIGCGWGGMALYLARQVGAKVTGVTLSDEQHAIAVKRASDAGLSDEVKFLLQDYRNTEGPFDRIVSVGMFEHVGRPNYLTFFRKSASLLKRDGVMLLHTIGRTDQPTANNPFIEKYIFPGGYIPALSEVMQAVEKSGLAVTDVEILRLHYAETLRHWRERFMARREEAKAIYDEKFCRIWEFYLAASESAFRWQNLVVFQLQLAHDQQAVPLTREYIGRGEDCLKAHEANPKGERRGARQFPQEASL, from the coding sequence ATGAAATTCATTGTACAGGCTCTCGTTTCCCGCCTTATCGAGACCGGAAACCTGACGATCACATACCCCGACGGAACCAGCCAGACCTATGGCGACGGCACCGGCAATCCCGTCCACATGCGCATCAATACCAGGAAGGCCCTCTGGGGGCTCGGCATCGATCCCGCCTATTACCTCGGCCATTGTTACGGCACGGGGGAGATCGATCTTCTCCAGGGCGACATGTACGGGCTGCTCAAGGCGGTCTTCACCGGCAATCCGGACTTCAAGTATTACGACACCGGCTGGAACCGCTTCCTGGAGCGCTTCCGCTACCTCTTCCGCTGGGCGCGGGAGAAGAACAGCATCGTGCGCTCGCGCAAGAACGTGCAGCACCATTACGATCTCACCGGCGCGCTCTACGACCTCTTCCTCGATCAGGACCGGCAATATTCCTGCGCCTATTTCGAGCGGCCGGACCAGACGCTGGATGATGCGCAACTCGCCAAGAAGCGCCACATCTCCGCCAAGCTCAACATCAACCGGCCGGGACAGAACGTGCTCGACATCGGCTGCGGCTGGGGCGGCATGGCGCTCTATCTCGCCCGCCAGGTCGGCGCGAAGGTCACGGGCGTCACGCTCTCCGACGAGCAACATGCCATCGCCGTCAAGCGCGCGAGCGACGCTGGCCTTTCCGACGAGGTGAAGTTCCTGCTGCAGGACTATCGCAACACGGAAGGGCCCTTCGACCGCATCGTCTCCGTCGGCATGTTCGAGCATGTCGGCCGGCCGAACTACCTCACCTTCTTCAGGAAGAGCGCCTCGCTCCTCAAGCGCGACGGGGTGATGCTGCTGCACACGATCGGCCGCACGGACCAGCCGACCGCCAACAACCCGTTCATCGAGAAGTACATCTTCCCCGGCGGCTATATCCCCGCGCTTTCCGAGGTGATGCAGGCGGTAGAGAAGAGCGGGCTTGCCGTGACGGATGTCGAGATCCTGCGGCTGCACTATGCCGAAACGCTGCGGCACTGGCGCGAGCGTTTCATGGCGCGGCGCGAGGAGGCCAAGGCGATCTACGACGAGAAGTTCTGCCGCATCTGGGAGTTCTATCTCGCCGCCTCGGAAAGCGCGTTCCGCTGGCAGAACCTCGTGGTCTTCCAGCTCCAGCTCGCGCATGACCAGCAGGCCGTGCCGCTGACCCGCGAATATATCGGGCGCGGCGAGGATTGCCTGAAGGCGCATGAGGCAAACCCGAAGGGCGAGCGCCGCGGCGCCCGGCAGTTTCCGCAGGAGGCATCGTTGTAG
- the rplI gene encoding 50S ribosomal protein L9 has product MDVILLERIAKLGQMGETVKVRDGFARNYLLPLGKALRANEANKKRFEAERSTLEARNLERKSEAQKVAEQLDGKSFVMVRSAGETGQLYGSVAARDIIEALSAEGFNIGRNQVELNTPIKAIGLHKVVLHLHAEVEIAIELNVARSADEAERQAKGESLTSADAIYGVDEDALKPEDFFDPEADQDGDEE; this is encoded by the coding sequence ATGGACGTCATTCTCCTCGAACGCATCGCCAAGCTCGGCCAGATGGGCGAGACCGTAAAGGTCCGCGACGGCTTTGCCCGCAACTACCTGCTGCCGCTCGGCAAGGCGCTGCGCGCCAACGAAGCCAACAAGAAGCGCTTCGAAGCCGAGCGTTCGACGCTCGAAGCCCGCAACCTCGAGCGCAAGTCGGAAGCCCAGAAGGTTGCCGAACAGCTCGACGGCAAGTCCTTCGTCATGGTCCGCTCCGCCGGCGAAACCGGCCAGCTCTACGGTTCGGTCGCTGCCCGTGACATCATCGAAGCCCTCTCCGCCGAAGGCTTCAACATCGGCCGCAACCAGGTCGAGCTCAACACCCCGATCAAGGCGATCGGCCTGCACAAGGTCGTCCTGCACCTGCACGCCGAAGTCGAGATCGCCATCGAGCTCAACGTCGCCCGTTCGGCCGACGAAGCCGAGCGCCAGGCCAAGGGCGAAAGCCTCACCTCGGCCGACGCCATCTACGGCGTCGACGAAGACGCCCTGAAGCCGGAAGACTTCTTCGATCCGGAAGCCGACCAGGACGGCGACGAAGAATAA
- a CDS encoding DUF2232 domain-containing protein, translated as MKNLTPASIATGLVAGVTAALLSLSANAQSSLAIVLYAASALPILIAGLGWGNASAFIAVVAGGVTASALVSSHFAALIVIITLIPAGWLSNLANLARPASELGGPEDALAWYPLSNILAHLAVMVTLGMIAVGAIVGYDSEMAGKLVDIVIETLKAQEPLYNPDAAAVAQMKSIFALALPLVQGALWVFLLFAAYYVASFIVRLSGKGLRPREDMPSTLRMHRNAIFLFLAGLVLSFVGGVPAIIGALVCGTFGAGFVLAGFASLHFRTRGKPWRLIALWFAYISVLLFTIPVFAILILGLMDTRRAIALTPTSPAGQKNQNT; from the coding sequence GTGAAGAACCTGACGCCAGCCTCGATTGCGACCGGCCTCGTTGCCGGTGTGACCGCCGCTCTGCTTTCGCTGAGCGCGAATGCGCAGTCGTCGCTCGCCATCGTGCTCTATGCCGCGTCCGCCCTTCCCATCCTGATCGCCGGCCTCGGCTGGGGCAATGCCAGCGCCTTCATCGCCGTCGTCGCCGGCGGCGTGACCGCCTCCGCGCTGGTCTCCTCGCATTTCGCCGCGCTGATCGTCATCATCACGCTCATTCCGGCCGGCTGGCTCAGCAACCTTGCGAACCTCGCCCGCCCCGCCTCCGAACTCGGCGGCCCGGAAGACGCGCTTGCCTGGTATCCGCTTTCCAACATCCTCGCCCATCTCGCCGTGATGGTGACGCTCGGCATGATCGCCGTCGGCGCGATCGTCGGCTACGACAGCGAGATGGCCGGCAAGCTGGTCGACATCGTCATCGAGACGCTGAAGGCGCAGGAACCGCTCTACAATCCGGACGCTGCCGCCGTCGCGCAGATGAAGTCGATCTTCGCGCTGGCGCTGCCGCTGGTGCAGGGCGCGCTGTGGGTGTTCCTGCTCTTTGCCGCCTATTATGTCGCAAGCTTCATCGTTCGCCTTTCCGGCAAGGGCCTGCGCCCGCGCGAGGACATGCCCTCGACGCTGCGCATGCACCGCAATGCGATCTTCCTCTTCCTCGCCGGCCTCGTCCTGTCCTTCGTGGGCGGCGTTCCGGCGATCATCGGCGCGCTCGTCTGCGGCACCTTCGGGGCCGGCTTCGTGCTCGCCGGCTTCGCGAGCCTGCATTTCAGGACGCGCGGCAAGCCGTGGCGGCTGATTGCCCTGTGGTTCGCCTATATCTCGGTATTGCTCTTCACGATACCGGTCTTCGCCATCCTGATCCTCGGCCTGATGGACACGCGGCGCGCCATAGCGCTGACGCCCACCAGCCCGGCGGGCCAGAAAAACCAGAATACCTGA